From a single Endozoicomonas euniceicola genomic region:
- a CDS encoding YqiA/YcfP family alpha/beta fold hydrolase, with protein MTKTPLLIYLHGLNSSSRSIKAQQTIRHIHRNKLDMDLWVPDLPSHPEQARRLMSDRIRREYGMRPVYIIGSSLGGYYGTWLMQRLIYLHPDIVTRLVLINPAVRPYELFRDYLGRQTNVYTGDEWELTEDHVNTLQSLETLWLDNVQDILLMVQEGDETLDYHKAVEKYANAQMIIQKGGSHSFEHYDDMLPTVFDFLAGKPILKG; from the coding sequence ATGACAAAAACGCCTCTGCTGATTTATTTACATGGATTAAACAGTTCATCCCGGTCCATCAAGGCGCAACAGACCATCCGCCATATCCATCGAAACAAACTGGATATGGATTTGTGGGTACCTGATTTACCCAGCCATCCGGAGCAGGCAAGACGGTTAATGTCTGACCGTATTCGTCGCGAGTACGGCATGCGCCCCGTTTATATTATTGGCAGCTCTCTGGGTGGCTATTATGGTACCTGGCTGATGCAACGCCTGATCTATCTCCACCCGGATATTGTCACCCGCCTGGTTCTGATCAACCCTGCTGTTCGCCCTTACGAATTGTTCCGTGATTATCTGGGCAGGCAAACCAATGTTTACACTGGCGATGAATGGGAGTTGACCGAGGATCATGTCAACACGCTGCAATCCCTTGAAACCTTATGGCTCGATAATGTTCAGGACATTTTGCTAATGGTTCAGGAGGGAGACGAAACCCTTGATTACCACAAAGCAGTAGAAAAGTACGCCAATGCCCAGATGATTATCCAGAAAGGCGGCAGTCATTCTTTTGAACATTACGATGATATGCTGCCAACGGTCTTCGACTTTCTTGCAGGAAAGCCCATTCTAAAGGGATAG
- a CDS encoding MFS transporter — protein MLSFFKSPVVPEGYSRVQHERYSRLRLQVIGGVFLGYSAYYLVRKNFVLAMPDLIGQGFSKSELGMALCALSLSYGISNFVMGVFADRLDVRKLMPLCLILSGCISLFIGFMPILQLPLMVMVCLMALNGCLQGAGWPCSAKLIAHWFVRQERGTAVSIWSLSQNVGCGLLGPLAILAVALFCDWQSLFYFPASIAIVIAIGCYFMLKDSPEQCGLPRHSAELAEERAIKHQQSSFRQSFRLFCQHCLKLPPIWILAVVNACIYFVRYGVIDWAPVYLQESKGFSFNTSSWAFFAFEYAAIPGTLICGYLSDRHFRGQRAPVNALFTTLVLISILCYWQCPVGNTAYGLLSMVATGFLVYGPVMLVHVHIIDLVPLPFAATAAGFIGLFGYFFGATSANLLLGKVLDYYGWDACFELLAAACALALILLLLLWIWENMHPNPDEQFAQQAQPATIPVTADNKAGNKTPSRRH, from the coding sequence ATGCTGTCTTTTTTTAAAAGCCCGGTTGTACCTGAGGGGTATTCAAGAGTACAACACGAACGCTACTCAAGATTACGCCTGCAGGTTATTGGTGGCGTATTCCTAGGTTACTCCGCTTATTATCTGGTACGGAAGAACTTTGTTCTCGCCATGCCCGACCTTATTGGTCAGGGATTCAGTAAAAGCGAACTGGGGATGGCTCTGTGCGCTCTGTCTCTGAGCTATGGCATCAGCAACTTTGTTATGGGAGTCTTTGCCGACCGGCTGGATGTTCGTAAGCTTATGCCGCTGTGCCTGATTCTGTCGGGATGCATCTCGCTGTTTATAGGCTTTATGCCCATTTTGCAATTGCCGCTGATGGTCATGGTCTGCCTGATGGCCCTGAATGGCTGCCTGCAAGGGGCGGGCTGGCCGTGTAGCGCCAAACTGATCGCTCACTGGTTTGTGCGTCAGGAGCGAGGGACGGCTGTGAGTATATGGAGCCTGTCGCAAAATGTCGGATGCGGTTTGCTGGGACCTCTGGCGATACTGGCAGTCGCCCTGTTTTGTGACTGGCAAAGTCTTTTTTACTTTCCAGCTTCCATTGCCATAGTGATAGCCATTGGTTGTTATTTCATGTTGAAAGACAGTCCGGAACAGTGCGGGCTACCACGACATTCAGCCGAGTTGGCTGAAGAACGTGCGATTAAACATCAACAGTCGTCTTTCAGGCAATCCTTTCGACTCTTTTGCCAGCACTGCCTGAAGCTCCCGCCGATATGGATTCTTGCTGTCGTTAACGCCTGCATTTACTTTGTTCGCTACGGCGTTATCGACTGGGCTCCCGTTTACCTGCAAGAATCCAAAGGCTTTAGTTTTAATACCTCCAGCTGGGCATTTTTTGCGTTTGAATACGCCGCTATCCCCGGCACCCTGATTTGTGGTTACCTGAGTGACAGGCACTTCCGGGGACAGCGAGCCCCGGTCAATGCATTGTTTACGACGCTGGTTCTCATTTCCATCCTGTGTTATTGGCAATGTCCGGTAGGCAACACGGCATATGGCCTGCTGTCTATGGTTGCCACGGGTTTTCTGGTTTATGGCCCTGTCATGTTGGTGCATGTCCATATCATTGACCTGGTACCTCTCCCGTTCGCAGCAACCGCAGCGGGTTTCATTGGTCTGTTCGGCTATTTCTTTGGTGCCACATCGGCCAACCTGCTGCTGGGAAAAGTACTCGACTATTATGGCTGGGATGCCTGTTTCGAGCTGCTCGCAGCAGCCTGCGCCCTGGCACTGATACTCTTGCTATTGCTATGGATATGGGAAAATATGCACCCAAATCCTGATGAGCAGTTCGCGCAACAGGCTCAGCCCGCGACGATTCCTGTAACAGCGGACAATAAGGCGGGCAATAAAACGCCATCCAGACGACATTGA